The window TCGACCGCACCGAGGCGAAGACCGCGGTCGCGACCCTGGCCCCCACCGGCTGGACCCCGATCGGCCCGGCCCTGCTGGGCGCAGCCGACGACCTCGAGGGCGGCGACTCCACCCGCCGGATCGTCCTGATCAGCGACGGCGAGGACACCTGCGGCCCGCTCGACCCGTGCGAGGTGGCACGCGACATCGCGGCCCGCGGCATCCACCTCGTCATCGACACACTGGGCCTGGTGCCGAACGCGAAGATCCGCCAGCAGCTCACCTGCATCGCCGAGGCGACCGGCGGGACGTACACGGCCGTCCAGCACACCGATGAACTCTCCGACCGGGTCACCCAGTTGGTGGACCGGGCGGCCGAGCCCGTCGTCACCCCGGTGGCGACCGAGGGGGCGGACAGCTGCTCCGCCGCCCCGCAGCTCAAGGCGGGTCTCTACACCGACCGCGAGAAGCTCGGCGAACACCGCTGGTACCGGGTGGATGTGCTGCCGGGTCAGGAGCTGCGCGCCTCGGTGAGTGTGTCGGCGGACCGAGCCGTCAACAACGACTACGGCGTGCTGCTGCGCGCGGTCACCGTGCACGGCCGCGAGATCGTCAGAGGATCGGAGTCCGGCACCGGCCGCACCGACGCGATCTCGTCCGGCCTGCGCTACCCCAAGCCCGAGCAGGACGGCACGGACGGCACGGACGAGCCGGCCGCGGAGACCGTCTGCCTCCAGCTCAGCAACTCCTTCTCGGCCCCCGCCTCCGTGAAGACCTCGCCGGGCATGCCGGTCGAGCTGACCGTCGACGTGGTGGACGCGCCGGACGACGCGGCCGACGCCGCCGCGTTCGGTCTCGGCCGCGGCTGGTGGCTGCTGGGCGTACTCGTCCTGACCGGACTGATCGCGGGCCTGCTCCTCGGCTGGATCTCGCGCTGGCGCATCGCCGTATGGAGGACCAACTGATGGTGCGTGCAAGACGAGTACTCGCGGGTGCGCTGCTGGCCGGGTTCGCCCTGCTGACGTCGGCGGGGGCGGCCGCGGCCGACGACCCGTCCGCGAGCCCGAGCCCGAGCGCGTCCGACGGCGGTACGGGTCCCACCGAGGCGGGCACCACATTCCGTACCGCCACGGCGATCCTGCAGAACCAGCGCGCCACCGCCGGGGCGTCCACGGGTGACTACCTGTACTGGGTGTTCCCCGCCGACGCGGGCCAGCGAGCCACCGTCAAGGCGACGGTCACCCTGCCCGAGAGCGCCACCCGGCACGGCGTGTCGACCTGGCAGGTCGATGTGTACGACGGGCTGCGGCGTCGGCAGGCCTGCATGTACGGCCACCAGACGAGGAAGGCGGCTGCGGACGCGTCGACGGTCGAACTCTCCTGCGTCCTGCGGACCGTCCGTGCCTGGTCCGAGCCGTGGGCCGACGACCCGCTGCCGGGCAGCTACTACGTACGCCTCACCGTCGTCGATCTGCCGTCGGCCGATCTCGGGCAGCCGGTGCGGACCGAGGTCGAGGTGACGGCGGCCGAAAGGGGCGGAGCCCACGACGTCGACGGCGCGCTGAGCGAGCCGCTGGTGCCCGGGGCGTCCTCCGTGCGGCAGACGTCCGGCGACGCGCCCTCGGGCGACGAGTCCACGACCCGGGTGTCGCTCGGCAGTGAGCCGGACGACGGCTGGGCATCCGGCTGGTGGACGGACCGCTGGATCTGGACCGTCGGCGGTGGCGTCCTCGGCGCGCTCGCGGCCGTGTTCGGCTACTCCCTGACCCGCGGCAGCGGCCGCCCGTCCCGGGTCCCGCCGGGCGTCTGACCGCCCTTCGGCCGCGCTCCGGCCCACTCTGCGGCGCCTTCGCCCCTCATTTCCGGGGCGGGGGCGCCGTGGCGCGACAGGCCGACATGACGGAGTCCGCCGAGGAGATGGGCGCGGAACGTGGGGTCGCGGTACGCCTCGCGGGTGTGCCCGAGCGCGGTGTAGAAGACCCGGGCGCCGGCATGTTCATGGGTCCAGACGAGGGGATGGTCGGCTCCCATGCCGCCGCCCTCGTACGTGGACTCGTCGGCGCGGGCGAGCACTCGCACACTGCCCCGCGGGTTCGCCCGGAAGTCGTACCACTCGTCGGTGAACTCCCAGGTGGCACCGAGATGCGCGGTCGCCGGGTGACCGTGGTCCTCGACGATCACCGTTCCCGGCTGGAGGGCGGGATGGCGGTCGAACCTGGCTCCGAGGAGTTCGCCGTAGAACGGCCAGTCGTACTCCGTACAGGCTGCGGCGTGCACCCCCATGAAGCCGCCGCCCGCAGCGCAGTACGCCCGAAGTCCGGTGCGCCCGGCACGGGTGAGGACTTCCCCGCTGGTGGAGAGGAACACCACGGCGGCGTAGCCGGCGAGCCCGCTCTCGAAGACGTCCGGCGCCTCTGTCGCGTCGACGGCGAAGCCGTGCCCGGTACCGAGTTCACGGAACGCGGTGACTGCGTCGGGGATCGAGTCGTGCCGGTAGGCGGTGGTACGGGTGAAGACGAGGATCTTCGGAAGGCTGCGCGACGCCATCACATGCTCCGGAGGCCGGCTCGGGCGGGACGCCCCTCATCATGCCCGCCGGACGATCACGATTTCACCGGCTCACGGACCAGGCCGGGGACGGTCGGATCCAGCTGGTGGAACGGGACTTGTGCGATTCGTTCCACCAGGATTCGCTTGTCCCATGCAGCGAACGGTCTCTTCGTACCACCATGCGCATGACCACGCATCCCACCGACCGGGCACGCTCGATCACCGTTACCGGGGCGAGCACCCGGTGCGCACCCTCGGCTATCTTCTGCGCCCCGACCGTCGACGCATCGCGGTCGCCGCTGCCGTCTTCGTCGTCAAGCACAGCCCTGTGTGGCTGCTTCCGCTGATCACGGCGAACATCATCGACGTGGTCGTCCAGCACCGGCCCGAACGGGAGCTGTGGCTCAACGCGGGCGCGCTGCTGTGCGTGCTCCTCCTCAACTACCCGATGCATCTGCTCTACGTACGCTGCCTCGGCGGCAGCGTCCGCCGGATGGGCACCGCCCTGCGCGACGCACTCTGCCGCCGCATGCAGCAGCTGTCCATCGGCTACCACTCACGGACGAGCGCGGGCGTTCTCCAGGCCAAGGTGGTCAGGGATGTGGAGAGCGTCGAGCAGATGGTGCAGCAGTCCGCCGACATGGGGCTGGCCGCCGTCATCACGCTGATCGGTGGGCTCACCGTCATCGCCGTCCGTGTCCCGTCGTTCCTGCCGGTGTTCCTGGTGGTCGTCCCGGCGGCCGCCCTGCTGGTCATGCGGCTGCGGGCCCGGTTGCGGAGCCACAACGAGTCGTTCCGCCAGGAGGTGGAGCAACTGTCCGCCCGGGTGAGCGAGATGACCAGCCTGATTCCGATCACCCGCGCCCACGGCCTGGAGCGCACGGCGCTCGGCCGCGTCGACGGTTCGCTGCGCCAGGTCTTCACGGCCGGCCTGCGCCTCGATCTGCTCAACGGCCGCTTCGGAGCGCTCGCCTGGATCCTGCTGAACTCGCTCGGCGTGGCCTGCCTGGCGGGATCGGCCCTGGTCGCGTACCACGGCTGGCTTCCCATCACGGCGGGCGACGTGGTGATGCTGAGCGCCTTCTTCACCACGCTCACCGGATCGATGACCACGCTGCTCAGCCTCGCGCCGATCATCAGCAAGGGGCTGGAGTCGGTGCGTTCGGCCGGCGAGGTCCTTGAGGCTCCGGACCTGGAGAGCAACGCGGGCAAGGACCGGGTCGACGAGGTGCAGGGCCGTATCGACTTCGAGGGGGTCGGCTTCGGTTACGAGGGAGTGGACAGCCCCGCTGTCGAGGACTTCACCCTGTCGGCGCGCCCCGGCGAGACGGTCGCTCTGGTCGGCGCCTCGGGGGCAGGCAAGTCGACGGTGCTGAACCTCCTCATCGGCTTCATCCGCCCGACGTCGGGCCGCATCCTGCTGGACGGCACCGACATGGCCACGCTGGATCTGCGCAGCTACCGCCGGTTCCTGTCCGTCGTACCACAGGAGTCCATCCTGTTCGAGGGCACCATCAGGGAGAACGTCACCTATGGCATGGGCGAAACCGACGAACATACGGTCCGTCAGGCCTTGCGGGACGCGAACGCGCTCGACTTCGTCGAGGACCTGCCCGACGGCCTCTCGACGGTCGTCGGAGAACGCGGGGCGCGGCTCTCGGGCGGCCAGAAGCAGCGGCTCGCCATCGCCCGCGCGCTGATCCGCGATCCCCGGGTACTGATCCTGGACGAGGCGACATCGGCCCTGGACACCCGCTCGGAGGCCCTGGTGCAGGAGGCGCTCGCCCGGCTGATCCACGGCCGCACGGTCTTCGTCGTCGCCCACCGGCTCTCCACCATCCGGGCGGCGGACCGCATCGTGGCCATGGACCGGGGCCGGATAGCCGAGGTGGGGACCCATGAGGAGCTGATGGGGCGGGGCGGGGTGTACGCGGGGTTGCAGCCGGCGAGGTCCGCGTAGGGCGTGCCGGGCGAGCACGGCACGCCCGACCACACTCCCGTAACACGGCACGGTTACCCTCGACAACTCACGTACTCCATAAGGAAGATGAGCTTTCACGTCCATCGGCCACCGTGGAGTCCAGCCATGTCGCCGCGTACCGGATCCGGGTACGCCACCAGCGAGCGGAGACCTTTCATGTCCACGGAGACCGGCCCGGCCGTCGATGCCGAGCCGCGCGGCCACGTTCCCGTACCGGGCCCCAAAGGGCTGCCGTTTCTCGGGAATCTGCCGCAGTTCGGGAAGAACCCGCTGGCGTTCTTCGAGCGGCTGCGCGGGTACGGGGACATGGTCAGCTGGCGCTTCGGCCCCAACTCCTGCGTGTTCATAGCGGATCCGGAGTGCATAGGCGAACTGCTCACCGAGACGGAACGCACCTTCGACCAGCCGGCGCTGGGCATCGCGTTCCGCACCGTGATGGGCAACGGTGTGGTGGTGGCGCGCGGTCCGGACTGGCGGCGGAAGCGGTCGCTGGTGCAGCCGTCGGTACGGCCGAAGCAGGTGCGGTCGTACGCGGCGACGATGGCGGGCAGCACGGTGGAGCTGGCGGACACCTGGTCCGGCGGTGAACGCATCGACATCAAGCGGGAGATGGCTGCGCTGACGCAGCGGATCGCCGTCCGCACCATCTTCGGGGTGGACACCCCGGCGGACGCCGAGGCGATGGGCCGGGCGATGGATGTCGCCCAGCAGGAGATCGGCAAGGAGTTCAGCGGCATCGGCGCGCTGCTCCCCGACTGGGTACCGACGCCGGGCCGGTCCAGGATCAAGAAGGCCGCCGCGGTCATCGACGCCGAGGTGGGCCGGGTCGTGGCCCGGCACCGCGACGGGGACGGCGAGCGCCCCGATCTGCTGAGCCGGCTGCTGACCGCGGTGGACGAGAACGGCGCGCAGCTCACCGACGAGGAGATCCGCGACGAGACCGTCACCCTCTACATCGGCGGGCACGAGACCACCAGCTCCACCCTGGTCTGGGCGTGGTACCTGCTGTCCCGCAACCCGCAGGCGCGCGCCGCGCTCACCGAGGAGCTGGACCGGGTGCTCGGCGACCGGGAGCCGGAGTTCGACGACTACGCGCGACTGACGTACACCCAGGCTGTGGTCAAGGAGACGCTGCGGCTGTACCCGACGATCTGGCTGGTGACCGGGGTCGCCAAGGAGGGGGCACGGATCGGCGGCGTGGACATGCCGAAGGGCACCAGGGTGTGGACGAGCCAATGGGCGACGCACCGCGACGAGCGGTGGTTCCCGGAGCCGGAGGAGTTCCGTCCGGAGCGCTGGGACGCCGAGAGCGGCGACGACATGGCGGAGTACGCCTGGTTCCCGTTCGGCGGCGGCCCCCGGGTCTGCCTCGGTACGCGGTTCGCGATGGTCGAGGCGGTGCTGATCCTGGCGGTACTGGCGCGCCGGTTCGAACTGGAGGTGGACGCGGGCGACGTCAACCCCGTGCCCACGCTGACACTCCAGCCGGACCGGGATGTCATGGCGACGGTACGGGCCCGGTAGTCCGCCGGGAGCGTGTCCGTATGGCGGAACGGTCGCGGGCGCGGTGTGCAACCGCCTTCCGCCGTACGGCATCCTCGTGCTGAACGAGTAGTCCGGCCCCGGACTCCGTGGGTGATCACGCCGGTGCGGGGCCGTACCTGACGGCGGAGGATGCGGAACC is drawn from Streptomyces sp. NBC_01717 and contains these coding sequences:
- a CDS encoding ABC transporter ATP-binding protein; this encodes MQRTVSSYHHAHDHASHRPGTLDHRYRGEHPVRTLGYLLRPDRRRIAVAAAVFVVKHSPVWLLPLITANIIDVVVQHRPERELWLNAGALLCVLLLNYPMHLLYVRCLGGSVRRMGTALRDALCRRMQQLSIGYHSRTSAGVLQAKVVRDVESVEQMVQQSADMGLAAVITLIGGLTVIAVRVPSFLPVFLVVVPAAALLVMRLRARLRSHNESFRQEVEQLSARVSEMTSLIPITRAHGLERTALGRVDGSLRQVFTAGLRLDLLNGRFGALAWILLNSLGVACLAGSALVAYHGWLPITAGDVVMLSAFFTTLTGSMTTLLSLAPIISKGLESVRSAGEVLEAPDLESNAGKDRVDEVQGRIDFEGVGFGYEGVDSPAVEDFTLSARPGETVALVGASGAGKSTVLNLLIGFIRPTSGRILLDGTDMATLDLRSYRRFLSVVPQESILFEGTIRENVTYGMGETDEHTVRQALRDANALDFVEDLPDGLSTVVGERGARLSGGQKQRLAIARALIRDPRVLILDEATSALDTRSEALVQEALARLIHGRTVFVVAHRLSTIRAADRIVAMDRGRIAEVGTHEELMGRGGVYAGLQPARSA
- a CDS encoding VWA domain-containing protein, translated to MIIRRRLTVGVGILLATLTAGLGTALPAAADEAPTKASPKVELVLDVSGSMRTRDIDGQSRMTAAKQAFNEVLDAVPEQVQLGIRTLGADYPGDDRKVGCKDTQQLYPVGPLDRTEAKTAVATLAPTGWTPIGPALLGAADDLEGGDSTRRIVLISDGEDTCGPLDPCEVARDIAARGIHLVIDTLGLVPNAKIRQQLTCIAEATGGTYTAVQHTDELSDRVTQLVDRAAEPVVTPVATEGADSCSAAPQLKAGLYTDREKLGEHRWYRVDVLPGQELRASVSVSADRAVNNDYGVLLRAVTVHGREIVRGSESGTGRTDAISSGLRYPKPEQDGTDGTDEPAAETVCLQLSNSFSAPASVKTSPGMPVELTVDVVDAPDDAADAAAFGLGRGWWLLGVLVLTGLIAGLLLGWISRWRIAVWRTN
- a CDS encoding cytochrome P450; its protein translation is MSTETGPAVDAEPRGHVPVPGPKGLPFLGNLPQFGKNPLAFFERLRGYGDMVSWRFGPNSCVFIADPECIGELLTETERTFDQPALGIAFRTVMGNGVVVARGPDWRRKRSLVQPSVRPKQVRSYAATMAGSTVELADTWSGGERIDIKREMAALTQRIAVRTIFGVDTPADAEAMGRAMDVAQQEIGKEFSGIGALLPDWVPTPGRSRIKKAAAVIDAEVGRVVARHRDGDGERPDLLSRLLTAVDENGAQLTDEEIRDETVTLYIGGHETTSSTLVWAWYLLSRNPQARAALTEELDRVLGDREPEFDDYARLTYTQAVVKETLRLYPTIWLVTGVAKEGARIGGVDMPKGTRVWTSQWATHRDERWFPEPEEFRPERWDAESGDDMAEYAWFPFGGGPRVCLGTRFAMVEAVLILAVLARRFELEVDAGDVNPVPTLTLQPDRDVMATVRAR